A segment of the uncultured Desulfobulbus sp. genome:
TGGTGGTCATGGAGTCCAGCATCTGGGTGGCGGTGATCACCGGTGTGTTCATCTCCCAGCAGAGGCGGATGATCCGCTCCTGGATACGTGGCACCCTGGCTGCGGGCAGCTCGACCCCCATGTCGCCGCGGGCGATCATGATCGCATCGGCCACCTCGACGATATCGCGAATGTTCTGCACCGCCTCGGGTTTCTCGATCTTGGCCACTACCTTGAGGTTGCGTTTGCCCGAACTCTTGATGTAGTTCTTGATCCGCCACACGTCCTCGGCCGTGCGAACAAAGGAAAGCGCCACGTAGTCGACCGAGTGCTCAAGGCCCCAATCCAGATCCTGCCAGTCTTTTTCGGTCACGCTGGGCAGGGAAAGAGTGGTGGCGGGCAGGTTGATGCCCTTGCTCGATTTGAGCCGCCCTCCGACCACCACCTCGCAGTGCACCTCCTCCGTCCCCTCTTTCAGAACCCGCAACTCGAGCAGACCGTCATCGAGCAGCACCGGCTCGCCGACCCGCAGGTCCGCGAGAATGGACGGAGAAATGGTGGAAATGCGCTCTGCCGTGCCCTCGATCGGCTCGGCCTGAATAACCAAAACCTCGCCGGGGATCAGCTGCACCGCCCCGCCCTGCATGGGGCCGGTACGAATCTTGGGTCCGCAGAGATCCTGGAGCACGGCGATCGGTTTCTCCCAGGCTTTTTCCGCCTCGCGGACGGCGCAGAGCGTCTCCTCGTGAGACTCGTAGCTCCCATGGGAAAAGTTGAGCCGGGCCACATCCATCCCGGCCAGGATCATCTTGCCCAGCATATCCGGGGCGCTGGAGGCGGGACCGATGGTGCAGACGATCTTGGCCTTCTTGTTGACACTGGAGTGAGTCTGCCTGGGGATGCCGGCCAGACGTTTGAAGAGGACGTCAAAGTCAAAGGGTTTGGCCATCACCCCATGAACGTTGCCATGGTGGTGCAGACGATCCATGACCTCGTGGTCATCCAGGGTGGCGGTGACGACGATGATGGGCAGGTGCGGGCTGACCACGCCGATGGCTTCGATGAACTTGAAGCCATCCCAATGCGGCATCTGAATATCGGTCAGGATGGCATCGTAGGCATTGGCCGTGGCCAACTGAAACCCCTGGTGGCCGTTGTCGGCGACATCGACCTCGCAGCCCTCCTTTTCCAGACGGGATCTCAAGAGATGCTGGGTCGGTTTGGAGTCTTCGAGAACAAGTATGCGCATGGCAACCTCC
Coding sequences within it:
- the pyk gene encoding pyruvate kinase; the encoded protein is MRILVLEDSKPTQHLLRSRLEKEGCEVDVADNGHQGFQLATANAYDAILTDIQMPHWDGFKFIEAIGVVSPHLPIIVVTATLDDHEVMDRLHHHGNVHGVMAKPFDFDVLFKRLAGIPRQTHSSVNKKAKIVCTIGPASSAPDMLGKMILAGMDVARLNFSHGSYESHEETLCAVREAEKAWEKPIAVLQDLCGPKIRTGPMQGGAVQLIPGEVLVIQAEPIEGTAERISTISPSILADLRVGEPVLLDDGLLELRVLKEGTEEVHCEVVVGGRLKSSKGINLPATTLSLPSVTEKDWQDLDWGLEHSVDYVALSFVRTAEDVWRIKNYIKSSGKRNLKVVAKIEKPEAVQNIRDIVEVADAIMIARGDMGVELPAARVPRIQERIIRLCWEMNTPVITATQMLDSMTTNARPTRAEVTDVSMAIKEGTDAVMLSQETATGVDPVNVVRTMASIICEEERYAQPSADLFRELEQDALRYPALSVVANLSSTSATLLLDPDGSLYPIISKWNRKAPTLLVTKSLHVARHANLYNNIFSLIIREELGRTEMVFRSLAMAREWGYIHAGETVAVVEGPRVTRSGIRQLGAVQVIRVEKE